A segment of the Candidatus Binatia bacterium genome:
GATGATATTGCCCAGCGGACAACCCTTGTGACAAAACGGAACGCCGCAATCCATGCAACGCGCCGCCTGCACCTGCAGCTTCTCTTCCGGATGCTTGCCTTCGAGCTCGCGCCAATCGTGCAGACGCTCTTGCACCGGCCGCCGAGGCGGCAACTCACGTTCGTATTCCAGAAATCCGCTGATCTTTCCCATCTCGCTTATCGCCCCATCTCGCCTGTCGCTTATCGCCGGTCGCCTTTGTGCTACGCGGCTCTCACACACTCGCCAGTTTCGCCGCGTCTGAATCGAGATGCTGCTTGGCAAGCACCTGGCGGTACTCCACAGGAATCACTCTCACGAACTGCTGCACGCACTGTTTCCAGCCGGACAGCACCCGCCAGGCCACGGCGCTCTGGGTGTATTCGTAGTGCCGCCGGACCAAGGCGTGGATCGTCTCGGCGTCCTTCTCGTCCACCGGACCGACCTCGACCATGCCCAGATTGCAGCGGCTCTTGAACGTGCCGTCGGTGTCGAGCACATAGGCAACGCCGCCGCTCATGCCGGCGGCGAAATTGCGGCCGGTCTGGCCGAGGACGACGACCAGCCCTCTCGTCATGTACTCGCAGCCGTGATCGCCGACGCCTTCGACAACGGCGGTCACTCCGCTGTTGCGCACGCAAAAGCGCTCTCCCGCCAGGCCGCGCAGGAACACCTCACCGCCTGTGGCGCCGTACAGCGACACGTTGCCGACGATGATGTTCTCCTCCGGAACGAAACTGGCGTTTTTCGGCGGATACACGACGATGCGGCCGCCGGAGAGTCCCTTGCCGAAGTAGTCGTTGGCATCCCCCTCGAGGGTGATGGCAAGGCCGTTCGCCATGAAGGCCCCGAAGCTTTGGCCGGCCGAGCCGGCGAACTTGATCGTGATGGTCTCGGGCGGCAAGCCGTTGATGCCCCACCGCCGCGAAATCTCCGCCGACAGCATCGTGCACACGGTGCGGTTGACGTTGCGGATGGGAAGGTCGATCTCCACCGGCTCACCCCGTTCGAGCGCCGGTCGCGCCAACTCGAAGAGCCTATGGTCCAGCGCATTCTGCAGGCCATGGTCCTGTTTCTGGACGCAGCGGATGGCCACGGAGGGCGGCACGTCGGGCTTGTGCAGAATCTGGCTAAGATCCACACCCCTGGCCTTCCAGTGCTCGGAGGCGTCGCGCGTCTCCAGCATATCGACGCGCCCCACCATCTCGTCGACCGTCCGGAACCCCAGCTCCGCCATGATCTCGCGCAACTCTTCGGCAACGAACATCATGAAGTTGACCACGTGCTCGGGCCTGCCCTGGAATCGCTTGCGCAACACGGGATCTTGCGTGGCGATACCAACCGGGCAGGTGTTGAGGTGGCAGACACGCATCATGACGCAGCCCGAAGCGATCAACGCCGCCGTCGCGAAGCCGATCTCTTCGGCGCCCAGCAGCGCCGCGACGGCAACGTCACGGCCGGTCTTGATCTGGCCGTCCGTCTCGACGCAAATGCGCCCGCGCAGGTCGTTCATCACCAACACCTGCTGGGTCTCGGCCAACCCGAGTTCCCACGGAATGCCGGCATGCTTGATGGAGGTCAGCGGCGAGGCGCCGGTACCGCCGGAGTCGCCGCTGATCAGCACGACATCGGCCTTGGCTTTCGAAACGCCGGCAGCAACCGTCCCAACGCCGACCTCCGCCACCAGCTTCACACTGATACGGGCCTGGTCGTTGGAGTTCTTCAGATCGTGAATCAGCTGCGCCAGGTCTTCGATCGAGTAGATGTCGTGATGCGGCGGCGGCGAGATCAGTCCCACGCCGGGGGGCGAGTAACGAATAGAAGCGATGTACTGGTCGACCTTGTGGCCGGGAAGCTGCCCGCCTTCGCCGGGCTTGGCCCCCTGCGCCATTTTGATCTGCAACTCGTCGGCGTTCACCAGGTAGTAGCTGGTGACACCGAAGCGTCCGGACGCCACCTGTTTGATGGCGCTGCGGCGTAGGTCACCGTTCGCATCGGGAACGTAGCGCACGGGATCCTCGCCACCCTCACCCGTGTTCGACTTGCCGCCGATGCGGTTCATGGCGATGGCCAGCGTCTCGTGCGCCTCTCGGCTGATCGAGCCCAACGACATGGCGCCGGTTTTGAAGCGCTTGACGATTGCGCTTGCCGGCTCGACTTCCTCGATGGGAATCGGCGTACCCGCTCTGAACTTCAACAGACCACGAATGGTACAGAGCGTCTCGCTCTCGTTATTCGCCAGCGCCGAGTACTCTTTGAAGGTCTTGTAGTTTCCCGAGCGGACGGCATGCTGCAGCTTGGCCACCGTCTCGGGATTGTACATGTGGTGCTCGCCACGGCGGCGCCACTGATACTGGCCGCCCGGATCGAGATCGCCATCCAACACCGGCGAGACCTCATAGGCGAGATGGTGACGAAGCGCACATTCCTTGGCGATCACATCGAGGCCCACTCCTTCGATGCGTGACGCCGTCCAGGTGAAATACCGATCAATGACATCGTGGTTGAGGCCGATGGCCTCGAAGATCTGCGCGCCGCGGTAGCTCTGTACGGTGGAGATCCCCATCTTGGTCATCACCTTGAGGACGCCCTTGTTGGCGGCCTTGAGGTAGTGTTCCACGGCGGTGTCGGCATCGATGTCCTTGAGGAGGCCGGCCTTGACCATGTCGATGATGGTCTCGCAGGCGAGATACGGGTTCACGGCACCCGCGCCGTAGCCGATGAGCAGACTGAAATCGTGGACCTCGCGCGGCTCACCGGACTCGACGACGATGCCGCACCGGGTGCGCGTCCCTTCGCGAATCAAATGATGATGCACCGCTCCGGTCGCCAGCAGACTCGGGATCGGCGCGCGTTCCTCGTCGTGCCCGCGGTCCGAAAGCACCAGGATACTGTAGCCCTGTGCCACCGCGGCCGAGGCTTGCCGGCAGAGCTCATCAAGCGCCGCCTGCAGACCCGCGCCATCGCCGGCGATCTTGAACAAGGTCGGCAAGGTCAGCGCTCTGAGACTGCCGTTGGCAATATCTTTGATCTTCTGCAGATCGGCGTTGCCAATCACCGGATTCTCGAGCTCGATCTGATGGCAGTGGACCGGCGTTTCGTCGAACAGGTTCTGCCCCGCGCCGATGCTCGCCCTCAACGACATCACCAGCTCCTCCCGGATCGAATCGATGGGCGGGTTCGTGACCTGGGCAAAGAGCTGTTTGAAGTAGTTGAAGAGCAGGTGCGGGCGCTCCGAGAGCACCGCCAGGGGCGTGTCGTTGCCCATGGAGCCGACGGCCTCCTGCGCATTGATGGCCATCGGTGCCATCAGCATGCGCAGATCTTCGCTGGTGTAGCCGTGCACCTGCTGCCGGGCGAGCAGCGTGTCGGGGTCGTAGGACGGCGGCAGCGTTTTCGGCTCCGGCAGGGTACTCAACCGCACCAGATTCTCGTCGAGCCATTGGCGGTACGGCTTGCGGGCGGCGATGCTTTCCTTGATCTCCTCGTCGCCGACGATGCAGCCCTTCTCGGTATCGACCAGGAACATACGGCCGGGCTGCAGGCGATCTTTATGAAGGACATTGTCCGGCGCGATGTCGAGCACCCCGACCTCAGAGGCCATGACGACGAACCCGTCTTTGGTGACGATGTAGCGTGACGGCCGCAGGCCGTTGCGGTCCAGCACGGCGCCGATGAGCCGGCCGTCGCTAAAGGCGATCGACGCCGGACCATCCCACGGTTCCACCAAGCACGAGTGATACTCGTAGAAGGCCCGCTTGGTGTCGCTCATGCCTTCGTGCTTTTGCCAGGCCTCGGGAATCATCATCATGATGGCATGGGGCAGCGAGCGCCCGGTGTGCACGAGCAACTCGAGCGCGTTGTCGAACTTCCCCGAGTCGCTGCCGGCCTCGGTGATAATCGGCAGCAGCTTCTTGATGTCGTCGCCGAACAGCGGCGAGGAAAACAGCTTTTCCCGCGCCCGCATCCAGTTCTCGTTGCCGCGCAG
Coding sequences within it:
- the gltB gene encoding glutamate synthase large subunit; this encodes MTEPRKLRKQGLYDPCQEHDACGVGFVANIKGVKSHDIIQKGLQVLQNLTHRGACGCDPLTGDGAGVLMQVPHEFLHKECRQSRIDLPNQGEYGVGMVFLPRDVAERNVCSKLFEKAIREEGQRLLGWRTVPTNPDACGPLSRRLMPEIRQIFVGRGRDIKDGEALERKLYVIRKRVERSVEEAGLRDSESFYVSSLSSRTLVYKGLLLPDQIPQFYTDLCDPTMISALALVHQRFSTNTFPSWDRAHPYRFVAHNGEINTLRGNENWMRAREKLFSSPLFGDDIKKLLPIITEAGSDSGKFDNALELLVHTGRSLPHAIMMMIPEAWQKHEGMSDTKRAFYEYHSCLVEPWDGPASIAFSDGRLIGAVLDRNGLRPSRYIVTKDGFVVMASEVGVLDIAPDNVLHKDRLQPGRMFLVDTEKGCIVGDEEIKESIAARKPYRQWLDENLVRLSTLPEPKTLPPSYDPDTLLARQQVHGYTSEDLRMLMAPMAINAQEAVGSMGNDTPLAVLSERPHLLFNYFKQLFAQVTNPPIDSIREELVMSLRASIGAGQNLFDETPVHCHQIELENPVIGNADLQKIKDIANGSLRALTLPTLFKIAGDGAGLQAALDELCRQASAAVAQGYSILVLSDRGHDEERAPIPSLLATGAVHHHLIREGTRTRCGIVVESGEPREVHDFSLLIGYGAGAVNPYLACETIIDMVKAGLLKDIDADTAVEHYLKAANKGVLKVMTKMGISTVQSYRGAQIFEAIGLNHDVIDRYFTWTASRIEGVGLDVIAKECALRHHLAYEVSPVLDGDLDPGGQYQWRRRGEHHMYNPETVAKLQHAVRSGNYKTFKEYSALANNESETLCTIRGLLKFRAGTPIPIEEVEPASAIVKRFKTGAMSLGSISREAHETLAIAMNRIGGKSNTGEGGEDPVRYVPDANGDLRRSAIKQVASGRFGVTSYYLVNADELQIKMAQGAKPGEGGQLPGHKVDQYIASIRYSPPGVGLISPPPHHDIYSIEDLAQLIHDLKNSNDQARISVKLVAEVGVGTVAAGVSKAKADVVLISGDSGGTGASPLTSIKHAGIPWELGLAETQQVLVMNDLRGRICVETDGQIKTGRDVAVAALLGAEEIGFATAALIASGCVMMRVCHLNTCPVGIATQDPVLRKRFQGRPEHVVNFMMFVAEELREIMAELGFRTVDEMVGRVDMLETRDASEHWKARGVDLSQILHKPDVPPSVAIRCVQKQDHGLQNALDHRLFELARPALERGEPVEIDLPIRNVNRTVCTMLSAEISRRWGINGLPPETITIKFAGSAGQSFGAFMANGLAITLEGDANDYFGKGLSGGRIVVYPPKNASFVPEENIIVGNVSLYGATGGEVFLRGLAGERFCVRNSGVTAVVEGVGDHGCEYMTRGLVVVLGQTGRNFAAGMSGGVAYVLDTDGTFKSRCNLGMVEVGPVDEKDAETIHALVRRHYEYTQSAVAWRVLSGWKQCVQQFVRVIPVEYRQVLAKQHLDSDAAKLASV